The following proteins come from a genomic window of Myroides odoratus DSM 2801:
- a CDS encoding PKD domain-containing protein, whose amino-acid sequence MRKTKRWPLLRALGLLMLISLWSFGMKAQTANHPVLTWDQEVGCIKYDDRGERDYYNFYEQVQAGFCLRVCEGSTVNYSFSANNVAQVQWQITGGQVQSSSTTGAQIRWGNAGNGSITLNITYTDNTVEVLTLCVEKIISPKAYFEIDGIEPHQRDFCTFLPISFKNLSTANGGSDLVNYLWDFGDGTTSSTFEPTHTYDHPGHYTITLQVTNSCNCSSTYKWEVEVKRAKEFEISCPSVVCEGSSATYSVNDGCGGDWKVIGGSIVAHHGTSIEVVWDQVDPQDGFGYISYRSRCYCPSWTTVKVPVILRHGIIKGPDMICQGSQARFSLPQWPATEFDWMIDGASHHQMLVRTEQRNEIVVDGLTPGTYNLQVIYRNTLIDDGQCMGKSDFQFTVVERPEISTGDELTNCQHTPMTFYNNSGSSVYWQVQVGGSIVYSANGPSMSYNFPTAGTHVVTASNNGCQSDPITVEIVQTPVLTGTISGPNKVCLNTPYTYTLSEDEPGFVYMWSVTNGQIVGDNTGTEADVIFTSANAVVRVVKQAVKNGKICSSLPAQYNVSEIVINPVIQNNSGLTTFCPSSTANFTLNLGGITPDLIQWSIVSSTGATNFGSIIEGINSSNVKVGFNEISSSSAGLLKVAVTKCGRTIEKTYPIQLLVKPVITIGNIDPICSNQGNVVVPISITPALPSSAQIQILIDGVAQGTVNYTGGSSITIPNNFTNQSNNNIARSLTLQLSVCNYTSSTSKNITVYPQTELHISPQYSYVVCPTTYTGINITSTVSTGITASMVFKWYKTTSTTPIPGFTGPNLTISGPNPGGTYYLEVIDRNGCLVKSDYIYVTESCGGGTGTGGCTITPDPNASMSATWTDCDEITAGINVGYAPTSITWSGSIHLTLDPNTQNTPTGKFKTTVPGAHTVTVLLNYSGCIIIKTFTVKKHYQPKLATEITCNGDGTYKVTLHNNSLTYEIDPSLLHFGYSGPGVPSSASGNSYTLNSVAPGTHNYTLTITSPGKPSCSIMLPVTLATEPSPNFTLSPLTYCSDDTISLTIPNYNASNKYEWVFSNTSFIASGATTYIQLPPGLNQPIKLRITTPYGCTYETTTANAPKVTIKTATFSSITINPPVANYCQGNAQPLTVSASPMPANVIWMLGNQQVGSGTSFLPPKSGSYWPVLIDQDGCKNNSMATNPKNYLLRKPPYASISGNTSVCYGETTTLTGITMDDTAEHRWSGPSIPANYGNWVSGNTNKVITVGGNLSPGTYTYTFFTRAANDTSCANSFTMTIVVHPPVPTPSISFQVENCDPYVLRLTANGPSTGTYTWSNGMSGQSIRVTHGGAYSVTYTETTGCSATGYIQAPHNPQRAMWVVPSGCYTVCQPSYLIGPLGMYEQYKWEVNNATTQSGSNAIQPQQIVTTGTYQLSIHQQGCTYESNRPMIQFDPKRCPQNPCRFKANFELSNTIPGGFEYHMFIDNPTGSPITVSLSSFYGYGTFIPDVVVLNPGSNSFPVEFHVNGTYSPGVHDFFIIGGPDCASILEVQLRDTHWRILNQPASITLTPNPTTDQTTVVYHLGTAYEQAQSIAVYDLTGVQHHKQNLSGKDGEIPLSVKHLPRGTYVVVLEADGKRIATEKLIKK is encoded by the coding sequence ATGAGAAAAACAAAACGATGGCCCCTTCTTAGGGCCTTGGGGTTGCTTATGCTGATTTCCCTGTGGTCTTTTGGAATGAAGGCACAAACGGCAAACCATCCAGTACTTACTTGGGATCAAGAAGTTGGATGTATCAAATACGATGATAGAGGCGAAAGAGACTACTACAACTTCTATGAGCAGGTTCAAGCTGGTTTTTGTTTACGCGTCTGTGAAGGCAGTACCGTCAACTACAGTTTTAGCGCAAACAATGTTGCCCAAGTGCAATGGCAAATCACAGGTGGGCAAGTGCAAAGCAGCAGTACTACCGGAGCACAAATCCGATGGGGAAACGCTGGTAATGGTAGTATTACGTTGAATATTACCTATACAGATAATACCGTTGAAGTACTCACTCTTTGTGTTGAAAAAATCATCAGCCCTAAGGCTTACTTTGAAATTGATGGTATAGAACCTCATCAAAGAGATTTTTGTACTTTTTTACCTATTTCCTTTAAAAACTTATCTACTGCGAATGGCGGTTCTGACCTCGTAAACTATCTTTGGGATTTTGGCGATGGTACAACTTCAAGTACATTTGAACCGACGCATACCTATGATCATCCCGGTCATTATACCATCACTTTACAAGTAACAAACAGCTGTAATTGCAGCTCTACTTACAAATGGGAAGTAGAGGTAAAACGCGCGAAAGAATTTGAAATTTCATGTCCTAGTGTAGTATGTGAAGGAAGTTCAGCTACGTATAGTGTCAATGACGGTTGTGGAGGTGATTGGAAAGTCATCGGTGGAAGCATTGTCGCACATCATGGCACATCCATTGAGGTTGTTTGGGATCAAGTAGATCCACAAGATGGATTCGGTTATATCAGCTATCGTTCCAGATGTTATTGTCCTTCTTGGACTACAGTAAAAGTACCGGTAATTCTAAGACACGGAATAATCAAAGGGCCTGATATGATTTGCCAAGGCAGTCAAGCTCGTTTTTCACTTCCACAATGGCCAGCAACAGAATTCGACTGGATGATTGATGGAGCCTCTCATCACCAAATGTTAGTTCGTACGGAGCAACGCAATGAAATTGTTGTAGATGGATTAACACCAGGCACTTATAATCTTCAAGTGATATACCGCAATACACTGATTGATGACGGTCAATGCATGGGCAAATCCGATTTTCAATTTACAGTTGTAGAGCGTCCAGAAATCAGTACAGGGGATGAATTGACCAATTGTCAACATACGCCTATGACCTTCTATAATAACAGCGGTTCCTCAGTCTATTGGCAAGTCCAAGTAGGCGGTTCTATCGTTTATAGCGCTAATGGTCCTTCGATGAGTTACAATTTCCCAACGGCAGGTACCCATGTTGTAACGGCAAGTAACAACGGTTGCCAATCTGATCCAATCACAGTAGAAATCGTACAAACTCCTGTACTTACAGGAACAATCTCAGGTCCGAATAAAGTGTGTTTAAATACACCTTATACCTATACCTTAAGTGAAGATGAACCTGGTTTCGTTTACATGTGGAGTGTAACCAACGGACAAATTGTTGGAGACAACACAGGAACGGAGGCCGATGTGATTTTCACTAGCGCCAATGCAGTGGTGCGTGTTGTTAAGCAAGCGGTAAAAAATGGCAAGATATGTAGCTCGTTACCTGCTCAATACAACGTCAGCGAAATTGTAATCAATCCCGTTATTCAAAACAACAGTGGTTTGACTACGTTTTGCCCAAGTAGTACAGCTAACTTCACATTAAACTTAGGAGGAATTACTCCTGATCTTATTCAGTGGAGTATTGTGAGCAGTACAGGAGCAACCAATTTCGGAAGTATTATCGAGGGAATTAACAGTTCCAATGTAAAAGTGGGATTCAATGAAATAAGCAGTTCGTCTGCTGGTTTATTGAAAGTAGCTGTTACAAAATGTGGAAGAACCATCGAGAAAACGTACCCTATTCAATTGCTAGTCAAACCAGTGATTACAATTGGAAACATTGATCCAATTTGCAGCAATCAAGGTAATGTGGTTGTACCAATTTCAATAACACCTGCACTTCCATCATCCGCTCAAATTCAAATCCTTATTGATGGGGTAGCACAAGGAACAGTAAACTATACAGGAGGTTCGAGTATTACAATTCCAAATAATTTCACGAACCAGTCCAACAACAATATTGCACGTAGTTTAACACTACAACTGAGCGTCTGTAACTATACCAGTTCAACGTCGAAAAATATAACCGTATATCCTCAAACGGAACTACACATTTCTCCACAGTATAGCTATGTTGTTTGTCCAACAACGTATACGGGAATCAATATTACCTCAACGGTATCGACTGGAATTACCGCTTCTATGGTATTCAAGTGGTACAAAACAACTAGTACAACGCCAATTCCTGGTTTTACAGGTCCTAATCTTACGATTTCAGGTCCTAATCCTGGTGGAACCTACTATTTAGAGGTGATTGACCGCAATGGTTGTTTAGTTAAATCAGACTACATTTATGTAACTGAAAGTTGTGGCGGCGGTACAGGCACAGGCGGATGTACTATTACTCCTGATCCTAATGCGAGTATGTCTGCAACCTGGACAGACTGTGATGAAATCACAGCAGGAATAAATGTAGGTTATGCACCTACATCGATTACGTGGTCAGGTAGTATCCATCTAACACTGGATCCTAATACCCAAAATACGCCAACTGGTAAATTTAAAACGACTGTTCCGGGTGCACATACCGTAACTGTACTACTAAACTATTCAGGCTGTATTATCATTAAAACATTCACGGTAAAGAAACACTATCAACCGAAGTTAGCGACAGAAATCACGTGCAATGGTGATGGAACATACAAAGTGACCTTACATAATAATTCACTTACGTATGAAATCGATCCGAGTCTACTTCATTTCGGCTACAGTGGTCCAGGTGTTCCTTCATCCGCTTCAGGAAATAGCTATACCCTAAACAGCGTAGCTCCAGGTACACATAATTATACACTCACCATCACCTCTCCAGGTAAACCGTCGTGTAGTATTATGCTGCCTGTAACCTTAGCAACAGAACCAAGTCCTAACTTTACCTTATCACCATTAACGTACTGTTCGGATGATACAATCTCCTTAACGATACCAAATTACAACGCAAGTAACAAGTATGAATGGGTATTTAGTAATACGTCCTTTATTGCTAGTGGGGCGACGACCTACATTCAGCTTCCTCCAGGATTGAATCAACCAATTAAGTTGAGAATTACCACACCGTATGGTTGTACCTATGAAACAACAACAGCAAACGCGCCTAAGGTTACGATTAAAACGGCTACTTTTAGCAGTATCACAATTAATCCGCCGGTAGCGAATTACTGTCAAGGTAATGCTCAACCGTTAACAGTATCAGCTAGCCCAATGCCTGCGAATGTTATTTGGATGTTGGGTAATCAACAAGTGGGAAGTGGAACTTCGTTCCTTCCTCCGAAGAGTGGAAGCTACTGGCCTGTGTTAATCGACCAAGATGGTTGTAAAAACAATTCCATGGCAACGAATCCTAAGAATTATCTCCTACGCAAACCACCTTACGCTAGTATTAGTGGTAATACATCTGTATGTTATGGAGAAACAACCACATTAACTGGAATAACGATGGACGATACGGCAGAACACCGCTGGTCAGGTCCTTCAATACCTGCTAATTACGGCAATTGGGTGAGTGGAAATACGAATAAAGTTATTACGGTTGGCGGTAATTTATCACCAGGCACCTATACGTATACCTTCTTTACTCGTGCAGCCAATGACACATCTTGTGCGAATAGCTTCACGATGACCATCGTCGTACACCCACCGGTACCTACACCATCTATTTCGTTTCAGGTAGAAAATTGTGATCCTTATGTGTTGCGATTAACAGCAAACGGACCATCAACCGGTACTTATACTTGGAGCAATGGCATGTCAGGGCAATCCATTCGCGTTACACATGGAGGAGCTTATAGCGTTACCTACACCGAAACTACAGGATGTAGTGCAACAGGTTATATTCAAGCACCTCATAATCCACAACGTGCAATGTGGGTAGTTCCATCGGGCTGTTATACCGTTTGTCAACCTTCGTATCTCATCGGTCCATTAGGTATGTATGAGCAATACAAATGGGAAGTGAATAATGCTACAACGCAAAGTGGTAGCAATGCTATTCAACCGCAACAAATTGTAACAACAGGTACTTACCAATTATCCATCCATCAACAAGGATGTACGTACGAAAGCAATAGACCGATGATTCAATTCGATCCTAAGCGATGTCCACAAAACCCATGTCGTTTTAAAGCGAATTTCGAATTGAGTAATACCATCCCTGGTGGTTTTGAATATCATATGTTTATTGACAATCCAACGGGTAGTCCAATTACAGTGAGTTTAAGTAGTTTCTACGGATATGGAACGTTCATTCCTGATGTAGTAGTTCTTAACCCAGGATCAAACTCTTTCCCTGTAGAATTCCATGTCAATGGAACCTACTCCCCTGGCGTTCATGATTTCTTTATCATCGGTGGACCTGATTGTGCGAGTATCCTAGAAGTACAATTGAGAGATACGCATTGGAGAATACTGAATCAACCAGCCTCCATTACGCTAACACCAAATCCGACAACCGATCAAACTACAGTGGTTTATCATTTAGGTACAGCCTATGAACAAGCTCAAAGTATTGCGGTTTACGATTTAACGGGTGTACAACACCACAAACAAAACTTAAGTGGAAAAGACGGAGAAATTCCGCTTTCTGTGAAACACCTCCCTAGAGGAACTTATGTAGTTGTTCTCGAAGCAGATGGCAAACGCATCGCAACAGAAAAACTAATTAAAAAATAA
- a CDS encoding 3-oxoacyl-ACP synthase III family protein: MKLKHMYFHHPSKLENNEAVIQKFENQGVSMKKIQEALGRTNRYVVPTDSPETSLSLGIDAAKGVLRESKISMNEIDIIAFVTCTPEHQIPNDSIFIHQALQGKPDTMCYDINANCIGALLALDQVAQYLNNSKTAQKALVICAEKMSSILDQENPVTAFCFSDSAFAFIVEKDDTSAGLVDVHYHTDSSFCNTVLFPPQGHSCFATGELTMWDTSFDGSGSVEYATNKIEDFLRRNKLSTADISLFLFSQLSLKNIEIIKNHFNLPDHKVPFYSKEIGYSGSSSPLVALDQHQQIVKPLKEGEYVLIWTLGAGYQAGLMLWRF; this comes from the coding sequence ATGAAACTAAAACACATGTATTTTCACCATCCTTCGAAATTAGAAAACAACGAAGCGGTGATACAAAAATTCGAAAACCAGGGTGTTTCTATGAAAAAAATTCAAGAAGCACTTGGTAGAACTAATCGCTACGTGGTTCCAACTGATTCACCTGAAACGTCTCTTTCTTTGGGAATTGACGCTGCTAAAGGTGTTTTAAGGGAGAGTAAAATCTCCATGAATGAAATTGACATTATTGCTTTTGTAACCTGTACACCAGAACATCAAATTCCCAATGATTCTATTTTCATTCACCAAGCCTTACAAGGCAAGCCCGACACCATGTGTTATGATATCAATGCCAACTGTATTGGTGCATTGCTCGCTTTAGATCAGGTAGCCCAGTATCTAAACAACAGCAAAACGGCTCAAAAAGCATTGGTTATCTGTGCAGAAAAAATGTCGAGTATCCTTGACCAGGAAAATCCAGTTACTGCTTTTTGTTTTTCCGATTCTGCATTTGCTTTTATTGTCGAAAAAGATGATACTTCTGCAGGATTAGTGGATGTACATTATCACACGGACAGCAGTTTTTGCAATACTGTATTATTTCCACCTCAAGGACATTCATGCTTTGCTACAGGAGAATTAACCATGTGGGATACCTCATTTGATGGCAGCGGTAGTGTAGAATACGCCACCAATAAAATAGAAGATTTTCTTCGTCGAAACAAGTTGTCAACAGCTGACATCAGCTTGTTTTTATTCTCTCAACTATCTTTAAAAAATATTGAGATCATCAAAAATCACTTTAATCTACCCGATCACAAAGTACCCTTCTATTCTAAAGAAATAGGATACTCTGGATCATCTAGTCCTCTTGTGGCCTTAGATCAACATCAGCAAATCGTCAAACCTTTGAAAGAAGGCGAATATGTTTTGATTTGGACCTTAGGTGCAGGGTATCAAGCTGGACTTATGTTATGGAGATTTTAA
- a CDS encoding T9SS type A sorting domain-containing protein, whose product ILAIDDQTGAEKWRREFRSPPEPQYPYPSANSIFNMVLDEDSNIYIAGRLSSRETESVQILDPTNPSIPPFSYTPGVNGSIPMIAKLNSQGTVQWMQATTALNEDAGAPGPTEAKGIAINGNEVALATQATNEFWGNFEIKRTFGHRSDPILVRFDKQTGQVLAVNEIPGSEGSNHSLTAVAADQDGNYIVGGFFLGNLFWNNDLGIAPIITTGEADFFVAKLEANPCGSGNLSTEKFNKPTFSVYPNPTKGIVYIDTQELLNQYFVYDLAGKQVLYGNFTSDNKFNLETLQKGIYLVKITTTNGKYETVKIVKK is encoded by the coding sequence ATCTTAGCCATCGACGATCAAACAGGAGCGGAAAAATGGAGAAGAGAATTTCGTTCTCCACCAGAGCCTCAATATCCCTACCCTTCCGCCAATAGTATTTTTAATATGGTCTTAGATGAAGACTCCAATATCTATATTGCAGGAAGACTTTCCTCCAGAGAAACAGAAAGCGTTCAAATACTCGATCCAACCAACCCTTCAATTCCCCCTTTCTCTTATACACCAGGGGTAAATGGATCTATTCCCATGATTGCCAAGCTAAACAGTCAAGGAACTGTGCAATGGATGCAAGCAACAACCGCTTTAAATGAAGATGCAGGGGCTCCTGGACCTACTGAAGCAAAGGGAATTGCTATTAACGGAAATGAAGTTGCACTAGCCACACAGGCAACCAATGAATTTTGGGGAAATTTTGAAATTAAAAGAACATTTGGTCATCGCTCTGACCCGATCTTAGTCCGTTTTGATAAACAAACAGGACAAGTCCTGGCTGTAAATGAGATTCCTGGCTCTGAAGGAAGCAACCACAGCTTAACCGCTGTAGCAGCTGATCAAGATGGCAATTACATCGTGGGTGGTTTTTTCTTAGGTAATCTATTCTGGAATAACGATTTAGGAATAGCTCCAATTATAACAACAGGAGAAGCTGATTTCTTTGTCGCTAAACTTGAAGCCAATCCTTGTGGATCAGGCAACCTCAGCACCGAGAAATTCAACAAACCAACTTTTAGTGTTTACCCAAACCCGACAAAAGGAATCGTCTATATCGATACACAAGAACTATTGAATCAATATTTTGTCTACGATTTAGCAGGTAAACAAGTTCTATACGGAAACTTTACTTCCGATAATAAATTCAACTTAGAAACCTTACAAAAAGGAATCTATTTGGTAAAAATAACAACGACAAATGGAAAATATGAAACTGTAAAAATAGTCAAAAAGTAA
- a CDS encoding T9SS type A sorting domain-containing protein: protein RSDPILVRFDKQTGQVLAVNEIPGSEGSNHSLTAVAADQDGNYIVGGFFLGNLFWSNDLGINPIITTGEADFFVAKLEANPCGSGNLSTEKFNKPTFSVYPNPTKGIVYIDTQELLNQYFVYDLAGKQVLYGNFTSDNKFNLETLQKGIYLVKITTTNGKYETVKIVKK from the coding sequence TCGCTCTGACCCGATCTTAGTCCGTTTTGATAAACAAACAGGACAAGTCCTGGCTGTAAATGAGATTCCTGGTTCTGAAGGAAGCAACCACAGCTTAACTGCTGTTGCAGCTGATCAGGATGGAAACTACATTGTGGGTGGATTTTTCTTAGGCAATCTGTTTTGGTCTAACGATTTAGGGATCAATCCTATTATAACGACCGGGGAAGCCGATTTCTTTGTTGCCAAACTAGAAGCAAATCCTTGTGGATCAGGCAACCTCAGCACCGAGAAATTCAACAAACCAACTTTTAGTGTTTACCCAAATCCGACAAAAGGAATCGTCTATATTGATACACAAGAACTATTGAATCAATATTTTGTCTACGATTTAGCAGGTAAACAAGTTCTATACGGAAACTTTACTTCCGATAATAAATTCAACTTAGAAACCTTACAAAAAGGAATCTATTTGGTAAAAATAACAACGACAAATGGAAAATATGAAACTGTAAAAATAGTCAAAAAGTAA